The following are encoded in a window of Pseudomonas graminis genomic DNA:
- the eutC gene encoding ethanolamine ammonia-lyase subunit EutC: protein MSDDKKSPAHADAWQQLRSLTSARIALGHAGTSLPTAAQLDFQFAHAQARDAVHLAFDHGALAEQLAGRSRETLTLQSSAADRHMYLQRPDLGRRLSEASAAQLKDYAAAHPEGFDLALVVADGLSALAVQRHSPAMLERIDEMAAAEGWSLAPVVLVEQGRVAVADEIGALLKARMVVILIGERPGLSSPDSLGLYFTYAPRVGLNDAARNCISNVRLEGMSYAMAAHKLLYLMREAWRRQLSGVNLKDDAQVPVLEADEGSRPGNFLLGG, encoded by the coding sequence ATGAGCGATGACAAGAAATCACCCGCACACGCCGATGCCTGGCAGCAGTTGCGATCGCTGACGTCGGCGCGGATTGCCCTCGGGCATGCCGGCACCAGCCTGCCGACGGCGGCGCAGCTGGATTTCCAGTTCGCCCATGCCCAGGCTCGCGACGCGGTGCATCTGGCGTTCGATCACGGGGCGCTGGCCGAGCAACTGGCGGGCCGCTCCCGCGAGACGTTGACCCTGCAAAGCTCGGCAGCCGACCGCCATATGTACCTGCAACGGCCTGATCTTGGGCGGCGTTTGTCCGAGGCGTCGGCTGCTCAGCTGAAGGATTACGCAGCTGCCCATCCTGAAGGATTTGATCTGGCGCTGGTGGTCGCAGACGGGTTGTCTGCGCTGGCGGTGCAGCGCCACAGCCCGGCAATGCTGGAGCGCATTGACGAAATGGCGGCAGCGGAGGGCTGGAGCCTGGCACCGGTGGTGCTGGTGGAACAGGGCCGGGTCGCCGTTGCCGATGAAATTGGTGCACTGCTCAAGGCGCGCATGGTGGTGATCCTGATCGGCGAGCGGCCAGGCCTCAGCTCGCCGGACAGCCTCGGCCTGTACTTCACCTACGCACCGCGGGTGGGCCTGAACGACGCGGCGCGCAACTGCATTTCCAACGTGCGCCTCGAGGGCATGAGCTACGCCATGGCAGCGCACAAGTTGCTGTACCTGATGCGCGAAGCCTGGCGCCGGCAACTGTCCGGCGTGAATCTTAAAGACGACGCACAAGTGCCGGTACTGGAAGCCGACGAGGGCAGCCGGCCGGGAAATTTCTTGCTGGGTGGATGA
- a CDS encoding NAD(P)-dependent oxidoreductase, producing the protein MKIGFLGLGNMGQAVAGNLLKGGHELLVWNRSADAAQPLVEQGATAVTEPAQAFAADVVFSMLADDNALRTVLLDSGLLKQLKGPLIHVNMATISVAFADELAELHAAQGIDYIAAPVMGRPNMAAAAKLNIMAAGSAEAIERVQPLFDLIGSKTWPMGDKPSSANAMKLAMNFMLVSAIEAMSEAAVLVTRHGLKSADLVQLAAGTIFPGPVYAGYGALIGERTYEPAAFKAVLGLKDVDLVLAAASQVSVEMPSAEMIRAHLQDAIDHGQGDMDLAVLAEVTERRNPR; encoded by the coding sequence ATGAAAATCGGCTTTTTGGGCCTCGGCAATATGGGTCAGGCCGTGGCTGGCAATCTGTTGAAAGGCGGTCATGAACTGCTGGTCTGGAACCGTTCTGCCGATGCCGCGCAGCCACTGGTCGAGCAAGGTGCCACGGCGGTCACCGAGCCTGCCCAGGCGTTCGCCGCCGACGTGGTATTCAGCATGCTCGCCGACGACAACGCGTTGCGCACCGTGCTGCTGGATTCCGGCCTGCTCAAACAACTCAAGGGCCCGCTGATTCACGTCAACATGGCGACCATCTCCGTGGCCTTCGCCGATGAACTGGCCGAGCTGCACGCCGCACAAGGCATCGACTACATCGCCGCGCCCGTGATGGGCCGCCCCAACATGGCCGCCGCCGCGAAGCTGAACATCATGGCGGCCGGCTCCGCTGAAGCCATCGAGCGGGTGCAGCCGTTGTTCGACCTGATCGGCAGCAAGACCTGGCCCATGGGCGACAAGCCCTCCAGCGCCAACGCGATGAAACTGGCGATGAATTTCATGCTGGTTTCGGCCATCGAGGCGATGAGCGAAGCCGCCGTGCTGGTCACCCGTCACGGTCTGAAATCCGCCGATCTGGTGCAGCTGGCGGCGGGGACGATCTTTCCCGGCCCGGTGTACGCCGGTTATGGCGCGCTGATTGGCGAACGCACGTACGAGCCGGCGGCGTTCAAGGCGGTGCTGGGGCTCAAGGATGTGGACCTGGTCTTGGCCGCGGCCAGCCAGGTGTCGGTAGAAATGCCAAGCGCCGAGATGATTCGCGCCCACTTGCAGGACGCCATCGACCACGGTCAGGGCGACATGGACCTGGCGGTGTTGGCCGAAGTGACGGAGCGCCGCAATCCGCGCTGA
- a CDS encoding CoA transferase, with translation MPTAHSDTAARHFLREFWLALGGEPRYLDHLQLTGEGALASVFPVTDFATAAIAAAHLAVGELIDQAHGTSPAITVDRRLASFWFSTSLQPQGWSLPAQWDAVAGDYRAADGWIRLHTNAPHHRQAALAVLETAAERDAVSQSVLRWKASELESAVVDNQGCAAAMRSASAWREHPQGRAVAAEPLLHRTRAPAAPAAAHQPNPARPEWIVPRERPLQGIRVLDLTRILAGPVATRFLAGFGAEVLRIDPPGWDEPGTVPEVALGKRCARLDLRDPADRAVLEGLISEADVMVHGYRADALARLGLSAERRRQLNPGLVDVSLNAYGWTGPWRERRGFDSLVQMGCGIADAGMVAAGSDRPVPLPVQALDHATGYLMAAAAVRGLTERLTTGQGVQVQASLARTALSLMSFAPTEAQPSALLPLNPSDYSDAIEHTAWGPALRLKPAGQIDGTPTHWDLPACALGSVDAKWL, from the coding sequence ATGCCCACTGCCCATTCCGACACTGCCGCCAGGCATTTCCTTCGTGAATTCTGGCTGGCCCTCGGCGGCGAGCCTCGCTACCTCGATCATCTCCAGCTCACTGGCGAAGGCGCGCTGGCGTCGGTATTTCCGGTCACCGATTTCGCCACCGCCGCCATCGCTGCCGCGCATCTGGCGGTGGGCGAACTGATTGATCAGGCCCACGGCACCTCGCCTGCGATCACGGTCGATCGGCGCCTGGCCTCGTTCTGGTTCTCAACGTCCCTTCAGCCCCAGGGCTGGTCACTGCCGGCGCAGTGGGACGCGGTGGCGGGGGACTATCGCGCGGCGGATGGCTGGATTCGTTTACACACCAACGCGCCGCACCATCGTCAGGCCGCGCTCGCCGTGCTGGAGACCGCCGCCGAGCGCGACGCGGTCAGTCAGTCTGTACTGCGCTGGAAGGCCAGTGAGCTGGAAAGCGCGGTGGTCGACAATCAGGGGTGTGCTGCCGCGATGCGTAGCGCTTCGGCCTGGCGCGAACATCCCCAGGGCCGCGCCGTCGCCGCCGAACCCTTGCTCCATCGCACGCGGGCCCCAGCGGCACCGGCTGCAGCGCATCAGCCAAACCCTGCACGACCCGAATGGATCGTCCCGCGCGAACGTCCTTTGCAGGGCATTCGCGTGCTCGACCTCACGCGCATCCTGGCCGGCCCGGTGGCGACGCGGTTTCTTGCCGGTTTCGGCGCCGAGGTGCTGCGCATCGACCCCCCTGGCTGGGACGAGCCCGGCACCGTGCCGGAGGTGGCGCTGGGCAAACGCTGTGCGCGGCTGGACCTGCGCGACCCTGCCGATCGCGCAGTGCTGGAGGGCCTGATCAGCGAAGCGGACGTGATGGTTCACGGCTACCGCGCCGACGCCCTTGCGCGGCTGGGCCTCAGTGCCGAACGCCGCCGCCAGCTCAATCCCGGTCTGGTGGATGTATCGCTCAACGCCTACGGCTGGACCGGCCCGTGGCGCGAGCGACGCGGTTTCGACAGCCTGGTACAGATGGGTTGCGGCATCGCCGATGCGGGCATGGTCGCAGCGGGAAGTGATCGCCCCGTGCCGCTGCCGGTGCAGGCGCTGGATCACGCCACGGGGTATTTGATGGCGGCGGCAGCCGTGCGCGGACTGACCGAGCGACTGACCACCGGGCAGGGCGTGCAAGTGCAGGCATCCCTGGCGCGTACCGCGTTATCGCTGATGTCGTTTGCCCCAACCGAGGCGCAGCCTTCAGCGCTGCTACCGCTGAATCCGAGCGATTATTCCGACGCCATCGAGCACACCGCCTGGGGCCCGGCGCTGCGCCTCAAACCCGCCGGGCAGATCGACGGCACGCCGACCCACTGGGATTTACCGGCGTGCGCATTGGGCAGCGTCGACGCGAAATGGCTGTAA
- a CDS encoding ethanolamine ammonia-lyase subunit EutB, whose protein sequence is MSFSHSIGGMVWRFDSLRELMAKASPARSGDFLAEVAASSDAERAAAQMALADVPLKQFLTEALIPYEEDEITRLIVDSHDRAAFAAVSHLTVGGFRDWLLGDDATEASLKELAPGLTPEMVAAVSKIMRVQDLVLVSQKIRVVTRFRNTVGLRGRMSTRLQPNHPTDDPAGIAASVLDGLLYGNGDAMIGINPATDSVSAISELLKMLDGVIRHYEIPTQSCVLTHVTSSVAAIEKGVPLDLVFQSIAGTEAANSGFGISLEILREGYEAGLSLKRGPLGDNLMYFETGQGSALSANAHHGVDQQTCEARAYAVARHFNPFLVNTVVGFIGPEYLYNGKQIIRAGLEDHFCGKLLGVPMGCDICYTNHAEADQDDMDVLLTLLGVAGINFIMGIPGSDDVMLNYQTTSFHDALYARKTLGLRPAPEFEEWLTRMDILRQDDGGVRLGQGVPPLFRKALAQLN, encoded by the coding sequence ATGAGCTTTTCCCACAGCATCGGTGGCATGGTCTGGCGCTTCGACAGCCTGCGGGAACTCATGGCCAAGGCCAGCCCCGCGCGCTCCGGCGACTTCCTGGCCGAAGTGGCCGCGAGCAGCGATGCCGAGCGTGCGGCGGCGCAAATGGCCTTGGCCGACGTGCCGCTCAAGCAGTTCCTCACCGAAGCGCTGATTCCTTACGAAGAGGATGAAATCACCCGCTTGATCGTCGACAGCCATGACCGCGCGGCCTTTGCCGCGGTCAGCCATCTCACGGTTGGCGGCTTCCGCGACTGGCTGCTGGGGGACGACGCCACCGAGGCCAGCCTCAAGGAACTGGCGCCGGGGCTGACCCCGGAGATGGTCGCGGCGGTGTCGAAGATCATGCGGGTGCAGGATCTGGTGCTGGTGTCCCAGAAGATTCGCGTCGTCACCCGCTTTCGCAACACCGTCGGCCTGCGTGGGCGCATGTCCACCCGGCTGCAACCCAATCACCCCACCGACGACCCGGCCGGCATCGCCGCCAGCGTGCTCGACGGCCTGCTGTATGGCAACGGCGACGCCATGATCGGCATCAACCCGGCCACCGACAGCGTCAGCGCCATCAGCGAACTGCTGAAAATGCTCGACGGCGTCATTCGTCATTACGAGATTCCCACCCAGTCCTGCGTGCTGACCCACGTCACGTCTTCGGTTGCGGCCATCGAAAAGGGCGTGCCGCTGGACCTGGTGTTCCAGTCCATCGCCGGCACCGAAGCGGCCAACAGCGGTTTCGGCATCAGCTTGGAAATCCTCCGCGAGGGCTACGAAGCCGGGCTGAGCCTGAAGCGCGGGCCGCTGGGCGACAACCTGATGTACTTCGAAACCGGGCAGGGCAGCGCGTTGTCGGCCAACGCTCACCACGGCGTCGATCAACAGACCTGCGAGGCCCGCGCCTACGCCGTCGCGCGGCATTTCAATCCGTTTCTGGTCAACACCGTGGTCGGCTTCATCGGCCCGGAATACCTCTACAACGGCAAGCAGATCATTCGCGCGGGGCTGGAAGACCACTTTTGCGGCAAGCTGCTCGGCGTGCCCATGGGCTGCGACATCTGCTATACCAACCATGCCGAAGCCGATCAGGACGACATGGACGTGCTGCTGACCTTGCTCGGCGTCGCGGGGATCAATTTCATCATGGGCATTCCGGGGTCCGACGACGTGATGCTCAATTACCAGACCACCTCGTTTCACGACGCTTTGTATGCACGCAAGACCCTCGGCCTGCGCCCGGCGCCGGAGTTTGAGGAATGGCTGACGCGCATGGACATCCTGCGCCAGGATGACGGCGGCGTGCGGCTGGGGCAGGGCGTGCCGCCGCTGTTCCGCAAGGCGCTGGCGCAACTGAATTAG
- a CDS encoding LysR family transcriptional regulator produces MREISLDRLRTLVAIADQGSFAEAARVLNLAPPTVSLHIADLEQRVGGVLLSRTRGRVQPSAIGDTLIARARRLLADAEQALEDVERQVQGLAGRVRLGASTGVIAQLLPQALETLEQVHPGIDVQVAVLTSQQTLQKLADGSLDIGVIALPQAPVKGLSIQPWRRDPVMAFLPARWDSPPVITPSWLASQPLILNDATTRLSRQVAEWFAGEGPQPTPRIQLNYNDAIKSLVGAGYGATLLPHEASTPAPENRIVMRPLQPALWRELGIAHRAGSVERSTGFVLEVLQELEAL; encoded by the coding sequence ATGCGGGAAATCAGTCTGGATCGGTTGCGCACGTTAGTGGCCATCGCCGATCAGGGGTCGTTCGCTGAAGCGGCGCGAGTCCTGAACCTCGCGCCGCCGACGGTCAGCCTGCACATTGCCGATCTGGAGCAACGGGTGGGCGGCGTCTTGCTGTCGCGCACTCGCGGACGGGTTCAGCCTTCGGCCATCGGCGACACCCTGATAGCGCGCGCGCGACGCCTGTTGGCCGATGCCGAGCAGGCGCTGGAAGATGTCGAGCGTCAGGTTCAGGGACTGGCCGGGCGGGTGCGGCTGGGTGCGTCAACCGGTGTCATCGCGCAATTGCTGCCCCAGGCGCTGGAAACCCTGGAGCAGGTGCACCCTGGCATCGACGTGCAGGTTGCCGTGCTGACGTCACAACAGACGCTGCAAAAGCTCGCGGACGGCAGCCTGGACATCGGGGTGATTGCATTGCCCCAAGCGCCGGTAAAGGGACTGTCGATTCAGCCGTGGCGGCGCGACCCGGTGATGGCGTTCCTGCCGGCTCGCTGGGACTCTCCGCCAGTGATAACGCCGTCATGGCTCGCCAGTCAGCCGCTGATTCTCAACGACGCCACCACGCGGCTGTCCCGCCAGGTGGCGGAGTGGTTTGCGGGCGAGGGGCCCCAGCCGACGCCGCGCATTCAGCTCAATTACAACGACGCGATCAAGAGTCTGGTGGGGGCGGGCTATGGCGCGACCTTATTGCCCCACGAAGCATCCACGCCAGCGCCCGAGAACCGCATTGTCATGCGTCCGTTGCAGCCGGCGTTGTGGCGGGAATTGGGCATTGCGCACCGGGCGGGAAGCGTCGAACGCTCGACCGGGTTTGTGCTGGAGGTGTTGCAGGAGCTGGAGGCGTTATAG
- a CDS encoding GntR family transcriptional regulator translates to MIPHQKPKLRPDNLAERIYQQLKEDIFEFRLLPGDRFSEGEVAERVQASRTPVRQALYRLEREGYLEVYFRSGWRVRAFDFNYFEELYDVRIVLECAALTRLEALDLEQHPVIDELKHTWLVTPSERLQDAQQVSALDERFHCALLEAAGNTEMARLHLEITEKIRIIRRLDFTQAARIEATYDEHAQILGAVLDRQTRHAQQLLTQHIEISKQEVRKITLHRLHVARP, encoded by the coding sequence ATCATCCCTCATCAAAAACCCAAACTGCGCCCGGACAACCTGGCCGAGCGCATCTATCAGCAGCTCAAGGAGGACATCTTCGAGTTCCGCCTGCTGCCGGGAGATCGCTTCAGCGAAGGCGAGGTGGCCGAACGCGTGCAGGCCAGCCGCACGCCGGTGCGGCAGGCGCTGTATCGGCTAGAGCGCGAAGGCTATCTGGAGGTGTATTTCCGCAGCGGCTGGCGGGTGAGGGCGTTCGATTTCAACTATTTCGAAGAGCTTTACGACGTGCGCATCGTGCTGGAGTGCGCAGCTCTGACTCGTCTTGAAGCGCTGGATCTGGAGCAACACCCGGTCATCGATGAACTGAAACACACCTGGCTCGTCACCCCCTCCGAACGCCTGCAAGACGCCCAGCAAGTGTCAGCCTTGGACGAGCGTTTCCATTGCGCATTGCTGGAAGCGGCAGGCAACACCGAGATGGCGCGGCTGCACCTGGAGATCACTGAGAAGATCCGCATCATTCGCCGCCTGGATTTCACCCAGGCGGCGCGCATCGAGGCGACCTACGACGAGCACGCGCAGATTCTTGGCGCCGTGCTCGATCGCCAGACCCGGCATGCGCAGCAGTTGCTCACGCAGCACATCGAGATCAGCAAGCAGGAAGTGCGCAAGATCACCCTGCACCGGCTTCACGTCGCCCGGCCTTGA
- the atzF gene encoding allophanate hydrolase, whose amino-acid sequence MHDLHNPHFGWTINEWLTAYQAGQLSPEVLLTLPSAYPESDTAWIARASEAQISEQLEALAERLAALNGDITQLPLYGVPFAIKDNIDAAGWPTTAACPEFAYTASKDATVVARLRAAGAILMGKTNLDQFATGLVGTRSPYGAVPNSFNPDYVSGGSSSGSASVVARGLVAFSLGTDTAGSGRVPAGFNNIVGLKPTKGRLPNTGLVPACKTVDCISIFALTVEDAHKVAGLAEGFDSDDAYSRHNPGTAPVGFRVAMKLAVPDTLEFFGDTHNQAVFEQALHRLSDMGAEITRIDFAPFKALAEQLYYGPWVAERAVALTAMLETNPDAINPVVRGIVESGLAYSACDAYRAEYLRATLSRQINEALAGFDALVVPTSATLRTQAEMAAEPVLYNSQFGFYTNFTNLADLSALALPAGMRADGLPSGITLIAPAWHDTALARFGQRWQESVGLPLGATGRSLPASPPSPAVAPRGSVRVAVVGAHLTGMPLNVQLTSRDAVLVEQTLTAADYRLYALPGTVPPKPGLVKSPGGTSIIVELWDLPMARFGEFVAEIPAPLGIGNLTLKDGRSVKGFICEPWAIDGALDITPFGGWRAYIASLKKA is encoded by the coding sequence ATGCACGACCTCCACAACCCGCATTTCGGCTGGACAATTAACGAGTGGCTAACGGCCTATCAGGCCGGGCAGTTGTCCCCGGAAGTCCTGCTCACGCTCCCCAGCGCTTACCCGGAATCCGACACCGCATGGATCGCCCGTGCCAGTGAGGCGCAGATCAGCGAGCAGCTCGAAGCCCTCGCCGAACGGCTCGCGGCGTTGAACGGCGACATCACCCAACTGCCGTTGTACGGCGTGCCGTTCGCGATCAAGGACAATATCGATGCCGCCGGCTGGCCGACGACGGCGGCGTGTCCCGAATTTGCCTACACCGCAAGCAAGGACGCGACTGTGGTGGCTCGACTGCGCGCAGCGGGGGCGATTCTGATGGGCAAGACCAACCTTGATCAGTTCGCCACCGGCCTGGTCGGTACGCGTTCGCCCTACGGCGCCGTGCCCAACAGCTTTAATCCTGATTATGTCAGTGGCGGCTCCAGCTCTGGCTCGGCGTCGGTGGTGGCGCGGGGCCTGGTGGCGTTTTCGTTAGGCACTGACACCGCAGGTTCGGGTCGGGTGCCCGCCGGGTTCAACAACATCGTCGGCCTGAAGCCCACCAAGGGCCGATTGCCCAACACCGGGCTGGTGCCGGCGTGCAAGACCGTGGACTGCATTTCGATCTTCGCGCTGACCGTTGAAGACGCGCACAAAGTCGCCGGCCTGGCCGAGGGATTTGATAGCGATGACGCCTATTCCCGCCACAATCCGGGCACGGCGCCGGTGGGCTTTCGCGTCGCGATGAAGCTGGCGGTGCCGGACACTTTGGAGTTCTTCGGCGATACGCACAATCAGGCCGTGTTCGAACAGGCGCTGCATCGTTTGAGCGACATGGGCGCCGAGATCACCCGCATCGACTTTGCCCCGTTCAAGGCCCTGGCCGAGCAGCTCTATTACGGCCCGTGGGTGGCGGAACGCGCAGTCGCTTTAACCGCGATGCTGGAAACCAACCCCGACGCCATCAACCCGGTGGTGCGCGGCATCGTCGAAAGCGGCCTGGCTTACAGCGCCTGTGACGCCTACCGCGCCGAGTACCTGCGCGCTACGCTGAGCCGCCAGATCAACGAGGCGCTGGCCGGCTTCGACGCACTGGTCGTGCCCACCTCCGCGACCTTGCGCACCCAGGCGGAAATGGCCGCGGAGCCGGTGCTGTACAACTCGCAGTTCGGCTTCTACACCAACTTCACCAACCTGGCGGACCTCTCGGCCCTGGCATTGCCTGCCGGTATGCGTGCGGATGGCTTGCCGTCGGGCATCACCCTGATTGCACCGGCGTGGCACGATACCGCGCTCGCCCGGTTTGGCCAGCGCTGGCAGGAAAGCGTCGGCTTGCCGCTGGGCGCAACCGGTCGCTCACTGCCCGCTTCGCCACCTTCGCCAGCCGTTGCACCGCGCGGCAGCGTGCGGGTTGCCGTGGTGGGTGCGCACCTGACCGGCATGCCGCTCAACGTCCAGCTCACGAGTCGTGATGCCGTGCTCGTCGAACAAACCCTGACGGCGGCCGATTACCGGCTCTACGCGCTGCCCGGCACCGTTCCACCCAAACCGGGTCTGGTCAAATCCCCAGGCGGTACGTCCATCATCGTTGAGCTGTGGGACCTCCCGATGGCGCGCTTTGGCGAGTTCGTTGCCGAGATCCCCGCGCCGCTGGGCATCGGCAACCTGACGCTGAAGGACGGTCGCAGCGTCAAGGGCTTCATCTGCGAACCCTGGGCGATCGACGGCGCGCTGGACATCACACCTTTCGGTGGCTGGCGCGCGTACATCGCCAGCCTGAAGAAAGCCTGA
- a CDS encoding nuclear transport factor 2 family protein, with protein MTRLKLTLGFLCLFSGFVAAAPSADEQDVAKAVDKMTQAMLHKDIPGLKALTSDNVTYGHSSGKVQNKDEFIADIETGRSGFNTLEMKNQKINMNGDTALVRNHFSAEAVNSGKVVPTEIENFQVWQKQKGQWLLIGRQAFKF; from the coding sequence ATGACCAGACTCAAACTGACCCTCGGCTTCCTGTGCCTGTTTTCAGGCTTCGTTGCCGCTGCTCCCTCTGCCGATGAGCAAGACGTCGCCAAAGCGGTCGACAAAATGACCCAGGCGATGCTGCACAAGGACATCCCCGGCCTCAAAGCCCTGACATCCGACAACGTCACCTACGGCCACTCCAGCGGCAAAGTGCAGAACAAGGATGAGTTCATCGCCGACATCGAAACCGGTCGCAGCGGCTTCAATACCCTTGAGATGAAAAACCAGAAAATCAACATGAACGGCGACACTGCCCTGGTGCGCAATCACTTCTCTGCAGAAGCTGTGAACAGTGGCAAGGTCGTGCCGACCGAGATCGAAAACTTTCAGGTCTGGCAGAAACAGAAAGGCCAATGGCTGCTGATCGGGCGCCAGGCGTTCAAATTCTGA
- the yghX gene encoding YghX family hydrolase has translation MTRLTAKDFAPELLELYDHYVHGKINRREFLDRAAVFAVGGLAATTILASLSPNYALAEQVEFTDPDIIAEYITYPSPKGHGQVRGYLVRPAKADAKVASVLVVHENRGLNPYIEDVARRVAKAGFIALAPDGLTSVGGYPGNDDKGRELQQKVDPEKLMNDFFAGIEWLMAHHASTGKVGITGFCYGGGVSNAAAVAYPELAAAVPFYGRQPRADDVSRIKAPLLLHYAELDKPITDGWPAYEAALKAAGKTYEAHIYKGANHGFHNDSTPRYDDAAATLAWNRTVDWFRKYLV, from the coding sequence ATGACCCGTCTCACCGCCAAAGACTTCGCCCCGGAATTGCTTGAGCTCTATGACCACTATGTTCACGGCAAGATCAATCGCCGGGAGTTTCTCGATCGCGCGGCGGTATTTGCCGTGGGCGGGCTGGCGGCGACGACGATTCTGGCCTCATTGAGCCCCAACTATGCGCTGGCCGAGCAGGTCGAGTTTACCGACCCGGACATCATCGCCGAGTACATCACGTATCCGTCGCCCAAGGGCCATGGTCAGGTGCGCGGGTATCTGGTGCGGCCAGCGAAGGCCGATGCCAAAGTCGCGTCGGTGCTGGTGGTGCATGAGAACCGCGGTCTGAATCCCTACATCGAAGACGTCGCCCGCCGTGTGGCCAAAGCCGGTTTCATTGCCTTGGCGCCTGACGGTCTGACGTCGGTCGGGGGCTATCCGGGCAATGACGACAAGGGCCGCGAGCTGCAGCAGAAAGTCGACCCGGAAAAGCTGATGAACGATTTCTTTGCGGGCATCGAATGGCTGATGGCTCATCACGCCTCCACCGGAAAAGTCGGGATCACCGGGTTTTGTTATGGCGGGGGTGTCTCGAATGCGGCCGCAGTGGCCTACCCGGAGCTGGCGGCGGCGGTGCCGTTTTATGGCCGTCAGCCCAGGGCCGATGATGTGAGCCGGATCAAGGCGCCGTTGTTGTTGCATTACGCTGAGCTGGATAAGCCGATCACTGACGGCTGGCCGGCGTATGAAGCGGCGTTGAAGGCGGCGGGGAAGACCTATGAGGCGCATATTTATAAGGGCGCCAACCACGGTTTTCATAACGATTCGACGCCGCGGTATGACGATGCCGCCGCGACATTGGCGTGGAACCGGACGGTGGATTGGTTCAGGAAATACTTGGTCTGA
- the argC gene encoding N-acetyl-gamma-glutamyl-phosphate reductase — protein MPLPIVFIDGDQGTTGLQIHQRLQGRTDLHVVTLPAEHRKNPVSRAAAINACDIAVLCLPDDAARDAAASITNPDVRVIDASSAHRTHPDWVYGFAQMSDAQKQSIASARRVSNPGCYPTGAIGLLRPLLEAGLLPRDYPISINAVSGYSGKGRAGVDEFEGPDAAQSIPFQVYGLSLAHKHVPEIQQYSGLSERPVFVPAYGAFRQGIVLTIALQTRLLPHGVTGTTLHTALAKHYQGSGYVDVMPMEQSRALTGIDPRQLNGTDNLRLMVFENDGHVLLAAVFDNLGKGAAGAAVQNLDVMIAGG, from the coding sequence ATGCCTCTCCCTATTGTTTTCATCGACGGCGACCAAGGCACCACCGGCCTGCAAATTCACCAGCGCCTGCAAGGCCGCACCGACCTGCATGTGGTCACCCTGCCGGCCGAGCATCGCAAGAACCCTGTGAGCCGAGCTGCCGCGATCAATGCGTGTGACATCGCCGTGCTGTGCCTGCCGGACGATGCCGCGCGCGATGCGGCCGCGAGCATCACCAATCCGGACGTGCGGGTCATCGATGCCAGCTCTGCGCATCGTACCCACCCCGACTGGGTCTACGGTTTTGCGCAGATGAGTGACGCGCAGAAACAAAGCATCGCCAGCGCCCGCCGGGTGAGCAATCCGGGCTGCTACCCCACCGGGGCGATCGGTCTCTTGCGGCCGTTGCTGGAGGCGGGCCTGCTGCCCCGCGACTACCCGATCAGCATCAACGCGGTGTCAGGCTATTCGGGCAAAGGCCGCGCCGGGGTCGATGAATTCGAAGGGCCTGACGCGGCCCAGTCGATTCCGTTTCAAGTCTACGGTCTGAGTCTCGCGCACAAGCACGTCCCGGAAATCCAGCAGTACAGCGGGCTGAGCGAGCGGCCGGTGTTCGTTCCGGCGTATGGCGCGTTTCGTCAGGGCATCGTGCTAACCATCGCGCTGCAAACGCGCCTGCTGCCCCACGGCGTGACGGGCACGACGCTGCATACCGCGCTGGCAAAGCATTATCAGGGCAGCGGGTACGTCGATGTGATGCCGATGGAGCAGTCGCGCGCGCTGACAGGGATCGACCCGCGCCAGCTCAATGGCACCGATAACCTGCGGCTGATGGTGTTCGAGAACGATGGTCACGTGCTGCTCGCGGCCGTGTTCGACAACCTCGGCAAAGGCGCAGCCGGGGCGGCGGTGCAGAACCTGGATGTGATGATTGCGGGTGGCTGA